Proteins encoded by one window of Pseudomonas sp. PSKL.D1:
- a CDS encoding addiction module antidote protein, with product MTDTFFEFDPADYLTTPEAIALFMTDALETGDASYVAKAVGVVARAKGMTELAKETGLSREQLYRSFSEHGNPTLKSFLAVMKALGIDMTATPHLAR from the coding sequence ATGACTGACACCTTTTTTGAGTTTGACCCGGCCGACTACCTCACTACACCCGAGGCCATCGCACTATTCATGACCGACGCCCTGGAAACAGGAGACGCCAGCTACGTGGCCAAAGCTGTCGGTGTGGTGGCACGGGCCAAAGGTATGACGGAGTTGGCCAAAGAAACCGGCTTGTCTCGTGAACAGCTTTATCGCTCGTTCAGCGAGCACGGCAACCCAACGCTCAAATCATTTTTGGCGGTAATGAAAGCACTGGGTATAGACATGACCGCAACGCCTC